GTTCTCTATATTCGGTTGTCAATTCAAATCACATGTGTTGCCATTATTATCATCTGCAACATGTCCCTTGTCAGCCTTATTGCCCACCATTATGTACATTCACCATTGTAATACCCATACATTTCCAAGTTCTCTATATTCGGTTGTCAATTCAAATCACATGTGTTGCCATTATTATCATCTGCAACACGTCCCTTGTCAGCCTTATTGCCCACCATTATGTACATTCACCATTGTAATACCCATACATTTCCAAGTTCTCTATATTCGGTTGTCAATTCAAATCATGTGTGTTGCCATTATTATCATCTGTAACATGTCCCTTGTCAGCCTTATTGCCCACCATTATGTACATTCACCATTGTAATACCCATACATTTCCAAGTTCTCTATATTCGGTTGTCAATTCAAATCACGTGTGTTGCCATTATTATCATCTGCAACATGTCCCTTGTCAGCCTTATCCCCCACCATTATGTACATTCACCATTGTAATACCCATACATTTCCAAGTTCTCTATATTCGGTTGTCAATTCAAATCACATGTGTTGCCATTATTATCATCTGCAACACGTCCCTTGTCAGCCTTATCCCCCACCATTATGTACATTCACCATTGTAATACCCATAAATTTCCAAGTTCTCTATATTCGGTTGTCAATTCAAATCACATGTGTTGCCATTATTATCATCTGCAACATGTCCCTTGTCAGCCTTATTGCCCACCATTATGTACATTCACCATTGTAATACCCATAAATTTCCAAGTTCTCTATATTCGGTTGTCAATTCAAATCACATGTGTTGCCATTATTATCATCTGCAACATGTCCCTTGTCAGCATTATCCCCACCATTATGTACATTCACCATTGTAATACCCATAAATTTCCAAGTTCTCTATATTCGGTTGTCAATTCAAATCACGTGTGTTGCCATTATTATCATCTGCAACATGTCCCTTGTCAGCATTATCCCCACCATTATGTACATTCTCCATTGTAACCTCTGCAGAAGGACCCTTTAAATTATCCTTCTCGGGAGTTTCCTGAGATTGAGATTGATATTCGCCAGAGTGCTTCCTCACATTCCAAGCTTCAAGTTTCACGAAATAAATAGCGTAAAGTTTgacgaaaaacaaacaaaataaaatcatagTTGCATTAACTATCAAAGCCAATGACGTGTAACCCGCTTTGTAGTAAAGTTCTGTCACTGTAATGTTCGTTGTGGAGAAAGCTAAGAATACAAGAAATGAACAAAACGCGCAGAATGTAATGAACTTTGTTTCATTAAAGTTTTCTGGTAATTGTCTGGTAAGGAACGCTAGTATGGAGCATACTAGGATGACGACTAAGTTCCATGCGTGTATACCAATGGAGGCAGCAGGATTGCGTGAACAGCCAACTTGGAGGTGTGGTTCATTCTCGTATGGCATGTCATGAATTACCGTGGGCGGTGCTACAAACAACCAGATGATGGTCCAAAGTACCTGCAACATTTGGAAAAGATGTAAAATGGGTTAAGTTAatttaatccaggcgccatccatcgagAAAAGTATAGCATTatgggcaggcccgtacgcaggattttttttggggggggtgctgacttttcccccaaaaacccgtaaaaaaccagatttttttgctcgctacgctcgcaaattcttacattttgggactttttgtatacttttggggaggtgcggtcgcacccccgcaccccctgcgtacgggcatgATTATGGGAAAAGGAAACAAGGAAGGCCTGCCCTAATATAATGTCGACATCCTGAAACAAGACACCGGATTTGAAACAACTGACATGGCAGCAGCAATGCAAGATAGGAAGATATGgagggccatcacagttcgaggacaccactcgacataagcaagtaagcaagagcaaataaattaccgatacaagcatatacaaacaagtattattgtaagaccaatctattgtactGGCATATTTATGGCTGTTTCGTATTAatctagctttcatcaaaaacaccattatgcttgtagacgaggttttacagcATAAGGATATCAATAGGTAATCAGTGTACATGGTGTACTAATGATTTTTTTCTCCCTTTGAAGTAGGGTTAACATTACCGATTCGAGGCTATGAAGTTTCTCGAACACAAATAATCTACCTAAAGTGAGAAGGTAATAATATAATCATATCAAGTGCGAAGAAAGTCGCCTCATCAGTATGATCAAGACGGCAGAAATAATGGGCACCAGTGACTGAATAATAATGACTGGTCTTCAGTGGTTTTGAAAGAACAATCTACCTTTCTATTAACGCTTCTTGCTTGTCCATTGAAGCTCCTGGGTAGAAGTTGCCTGTTAATGTACTGACATGTTCACATTAGAACCGAGATAATAAGACAACAAAAGTGTCATCAACGTATCAACCACTTACCTTCATAGCTAGTCTGATACACTACTTATAGTGCCCAGGCGATAAAATTAGGGGGAGGGAAGGGGACAAAAATTGTTTTGGCAAGCCTCAAAGGTGAGCCAAGCATTTTTAGCAGATGCGGGGGGGCGATCATCATTTTTACGGAACATTTTTTATATTATGCGATAAAAGAGCatagaaaatatttaaatatgcACAACTTCATGACAGCTGCGCTCGCACCACATGATTAGACTATTTAGTGTTCTAAAAATCTGGCATATGTAAAGGAGTCCAATGATATTTTGGCACATTGAAAGGGGACGAATGTACTTGGTTATGTCCAGATGTGTGGTGCATGCGGTTTTTGGCAGTCAATTTTGAGAATTTGGTTTGTTCGCTGCCATCAATCAGATTCAATTGGCAAGGGCCAAGGTCACACTTACCGGTATAGTTGTGATTGACAAAGCCAGAATGACTTGGGATTTCGGACGAATAAACTTTGGCCTCTTCGCTGATTTCACACTGGCTTTGAAAATGCGGAACAGTCGGAACGTCTTCACTGCTAGAGGCACGTAGATAAGAGAAGTAGCTATCGGTTGGCCCAATCCACGCATGACACACACGCCACGTGATGGGTAGACACCAAATAACAGGGCAGTAAAGTAGGCAAGAAATATTCCTGGAAATCATCATTCAAATTAGATAAGAAGATTAATATTGTGTTTATGCATGTCTGATTTTCAACACCCGCTGATGTTCTAAATAATTATTAAGCAacgaacaaaataaaaacaatgctGTACCCATTTTCAGAAAATTGTTTGGAAATTTCAATGGTGTAACAAGTTTGCCATGATCAGATAATATGTAAAGGGTGCAACCGACCAGCCTAATTTAGTCTTTTGGGGATACAGTTAAATAATAGTCTCAATCTTAGATTGCGTGAGACCAAAACTATTAAAAAGATTATACGGTTGGATTTTGATTCTGCCTACCCTACATGTAGTGCCTTATTTGGTTGAAAGTGTACAACATTAAATCAGCGATTTCAGATCACGTCGCCAGGGAAAATTATGTGATAAACTGGGACGAATCCAAGATCCTTGGGCGGGAGCAAAATAAAAGAAATGCTGGAAGCTATGGAAATAAGAAGACGAGGTAGCAAGGTCATGAACAGAGAGGAGGGGACATATTTTCTAAGCCACGTTACTTTACGATCCGCTTTTAAAGATTGGAAAATAGATATAAGAAGTTAAGTACCGGAAACCAGTTTCCAGGGAAAGTGGATCACCACTTTGGGAAGGAATGTATCATCGACGTAACGTCGACAGCTATGAAACTTACCAACAAACATGATGTAAGAGAGCTCACGGCTTGAGGCTTTTATTAATGCATTCTCGTGGTTATAAGTGTAGAGACAAATGATCACAACGGTAACAACAAGTCCCACAACAGACGCGGCAATAATGGCGTAAGACCAACTGTTGTCGTTAGTTGTCAGCGGTAGACACTCGGTGGAATTTTTGTTAGGCCAAGCATAAAGTTTCATCTCCTCATCTATGCATGATTGACAATGCGTCCCATTATTGGTAACAACTTCATGtttgtaacatctaatacaagtCCAGCAACAAGAATTATCGATGTCTACGTTTATCCGTTCTCCATGACCGCACGGTTCACTGCAGATTGATTTGGGTACTGCGTTCCCACTTTGTGGCGAGCGGTTAGTCTGAAGGTACCATGTGATATCCTCATGTATGATTGTCTCAAAGTTGGTTCCTTCTTCCCATTTGCCGACTTTGACAAATCTATACATGTTCTCATCGACATTTTTCTCTAGATACTTGATAGTGTATCTCCCTGCAACATCACCATTGCGCATGAAGCTTACACGACCATTTGGGCTCATGAAACTTGTTTTCAAAAGATAGTCGCGCAATACGATACCATCAGCTGACTTCATTTCATCACAAACGCCACTAATAGCGTTAGGGCAAAGATCTTTTCGCATGTTATCCAATGCAAAAGCGAACGCATAAACGCTATCCATGACTAGTGTTTCGTGGGTGGATACGTCGGTGTCCAGGATATCAAGGATACCAGGCTGGTCGCAATTATCCGTGCAATTTGTAAAGTATTGAAGGAACTCCAGAAGCCAAGGGTTGTTTGAG
Above is a window of Amphiura filiformis chromosome 7, Afil_fr2py, whole genome shotgun sequence DNA encoding:
- the LOC140156614 gene encoding metabotropic glutamate receptor 2-like, with protein sequence MFVGIFLAYFTALLFGVYPSRGVCVMRGLGQPIATSLIYVPLAVKTFRLFRIFKASVKSAKRPKFIRPKSQVILALSITTIPVLWTIIWLFVAPPTVIHDMPYENEPHLQVGCSRNPAASIGIHAWNLVVILVCSILAFLTRQLPENFNETKFITFCAFCSFLVFLAFSTTNITVTELYYKAGYTSLALIVNATMILFCLFFVKLYAIYFVKLEAWNVRKHSGEYQSQSQETPEKDNLKGPSAEVTMENVHNGGDNADKGHVADDNNGNTRDLN